The Kitasatospora setae KM-6054 genome contains a region encoding:
- a CDS encoding alpha/beta hydrolase family protein, giving the protein MKRSAPPVALAAAALLLTACSGGSGGGGEDGAARAAASPSANTYGCVTRQQAEKGSFTLDGGTAAGTYLDAYYRDSDAGGAKVGVIFSHQADGSLCEWAPAFDAFTKAGYAILAVTCSGDVTEAVKAAERYYQGKGVGAVALVGASKGAAASLVAAKLANPLPVRAVVSLSSPTSYPLFNAEMAVTVVKTPTYFAAEQLDTPFSADARTLYDASVAEDKQLKIYPGSHHGAPLLQDGALPDVLGYLAKHAPATG; this is encoded by the coding sequence GTGAAGCGTTCCGCACCGCCCGTCGCGCTGGCCGCCGCCGCGCTGCTGCTCACCGCCTGCTCCGGCGGCAGCGGCGGCGGGGGAGAGGACGGCGCCGCGCGCGCCGCCGCGAGCCCGAGCGCCAACACCTACGGCTGCGTCACCCGGCAGCAGGCCGAGAAGGGCTCCTTCACCCTCGACGGCGGCACCGCCGCCGGCACCTACCTGGACGCCTACTACCGGGACTCCGACGCGGGAGGGGCCAAGGTCGGGGTGATCTTCTCGCACCAGGCCGACGGCTCGCTCTGCGAGTGGGCGCCCGCCTTCGACGCGTTCACCAAGGCCGGGTACGCGATCCTCGCCGTCACCTGCTCGGGCGACGTCACCGAGGCCGTCAAGGCCGCCGAACGCTACTACCAGGGCAAGGGCGTCGGCGCGGTCGCGCTGGTCGGCGCCTCCAAGGGCGCGGCCGCCTCGCTGGTCGCCGCCAAGCTGGCCAACCCGCTGCCGGTGCGGGCCGTGGTCTCGCTCAGCTCGCCCACCTCGTACCCGCTGTTCAACGCGGAGATGGCCGTCACCGTGGTGAAGACCCCGACCTACTTCGCCGCCGAGCAGCTCGACACCCCGTTCAGCGCCGACGCCCGGACCCTGTACGACGCCTCGGTCGCCGAGGACAAGCAGCTCAAGATCTACCCGGGCAGCCACCACGGCGCCCCGCTGCTCCAGGACGGCGCGCTGCCCGACGTGCTCGGCTACCTGGCCAAGCACGCCCCGGCGACCGGCTGA
- a CDS encoding acetyl/propionyl/methylcrotonyl-CoA carboxylase subunit alpha, translating to MRKVLIANRGEIAVRVARACRDAGIASVAVYAEPDRDALHVRAADEAYALGGDTPATSYLDIAKVLKAAADSGADAVHPGYGFLSENADFAQAVLDAGLTWIGPPPQAIRDLGDKVTARHVAQRAGAPLVAGTPDPVSGADEVVAFATEHGLPVAIKAAFGGGGRGLKVARTLEEIPELYESAVREAVAAFGRGECFVEQYLDKPRHVETQCLADTHGNVVVVSTRDCSLQRRHQKLVEEAPAPFLTDAQNAELYRASKAILREAGYVGAGTCEFLVSQDGLISFLEVNTRLQVEHPVSEEVTGLDLVREMFRIADGEALGYDDPPVRGHSFEFRINGEDPGRGFLPAPGTVTLFNPPTGPGVRLDAGVETGSVIGPAWDSLLAKLVVTGADRAQALQRARRALAEFKVEGMATAIPFHQAVVTDPAFAPELTGTQQPFTVHTRWIETEFDNTIPPFAGTGTDGEEPEGRETVVVEVGGKRIEVSLPSSLGLPTAPAAGAAGGAKAKRRVGAKKAGAAASGDTLASPMQGTIVKVAVEEGQSVAEGDLIVVLEAMKMEQPLNAHKAGTITNLAAEVGAAVSSGAPLCDIKDA from the coding sequence GTGCGCAAGGTGCTCATCGCCAACCGCGGAGAAATCGCCGTCCGCGTCGCCCGGGCCTGCCGGGACGCGGGTATCGCCAGTGTCGCGGTCTACGCGGAGCCCGACCGGGACGCGCTGCACGTGCGCGCGGCCGACGAGGCGTACGCCCTGGGCGGCGACACCCCCGCCACCAGCTACCTGGACATCGCCAAGGTCCTCAAGGCCGCCGCCGACTCCGGCGCCGACGCCGTCCACCCCGGCTACGGCTTCCTCTCCGAGAACGCCGACTTCGCCCAGGCCGTCCTCGACGCGGGTCTGACCTGGATCGGCCCCCCGCCCCAGGCCATCCGCGACCTCGGCGACAAGGTCACCGCCCGCCACGTCGCCCAGCGCGCCGGCGCCCCCCTGGTCGCCGGCACCCCCGACCCGGTCTCCGGCGCCGACGAGGTCGTCGCCTTCGCCACCGAGCACGGCCTGCCCGTCGCCATCAAGGCCGCCTTCGGCGGCGGCGGCCGCGGCCTCAAGGTCGCCCGCACGCTGGAGGAGATCCCCGAGCTCTACGAGTCCGCCGTCCGCGAGGCCGTCGCCGCCTTCGGCCGCGGCGAGTGCTTCGTCGAGCAGTACCTCGACAAGCCCCGCCACGTCGAGACCCAGTGCCTGGCCGACACCCACGGCAACGTCGTGGTCGTCTCCACCCGCGACTGCTCCCTCCAGCGCCGCCACCAGAAACTCGTCGAGGAAGCCCCCGCCCCGTTCCTCACCGACGCCCAGAACGCCGAGCTCTACCGCGCCTCCAAGGCCATCCTCCGCGAGGCCGGCTACGTCGGCGCCGGCACCTGCGAGTTCCTCGTCTCCCAGGACGGCCTGATCTCCTTCCTCGAGGTCAACACCCGCCTCCAGGTCGAACACCCCGTCTCCGAAGAGGTCACCGGCCTCGACCTGGTCCGCGAGATGTTCCGGATCGCCGACGGCGAGGCCCTCGGCTACGACGACCCGCCCGTGCGCGGTCACTCCTTCGAGTTCCGCATCAACGGCGAGGACCCCGGCCGCGGCTTCCTGCCCGCCCCCGGCACCGTCACCCTCTTCAACCCCCCCACCGGCCCCGGCGTCCGCCTGGACGCCGGCGTCGAGACCGGCTCCGTGATCGGCCCCGCCTGGGACTCCCTGCTCGCCAAGCTCGTCGTCACCGGCGCCGACCGCGCCCAGGCCCTCCAGCGCGCCCGCCGCGCCCTGGCCGAGTTCAAGGTCGAGGGCATGGCCACCGCCATCCCCTTCCACCAGGCCGTCGTCACCGACCCCGCCTTCGCGCCCGAACTCACCGGAACCCAGCAGCCGTTCACCGTCCACACCCGCTGGATCGAGACCGAGTTCGACAACACCATCCCGCCGTTCGCGGGCACCGGCACCGACGGCGAGGAGCCCGAGGGCCGCGAGACCGTCGTGGTCGAGGTCGGCGGCAAGCGCATCGAGGTCTCCCTCCCCTCCTCCCTCGGCCTGCCCACCGCCCCCGCGGCCGGCGCGGCCGGCGGGGCCAAGGCCAAGCGCCGCGTCGGCGCGAAGAAGGCCGGCGCCGCCGCCTCCGGCGACACCCTCGCCTCCCCCATGCAGGGCACCATCGTCAAGGTCGCCGTCGAGGAGGGCCAGAGCGTCGCCGAGGGCGACCTCATCGTCGTCCTCGAAGCCATGAAGATGGAGCAGCCGCTGAACGCCCACAAGGCCGGCACCATCACCAACCTCGCCGCCGAGGTCGGCGCCGCCGTCTCCAGCGGCGCCCCCCTCTGCGACATCAAGGACGCCTGA
- a CDS encoding condensation domain-containing protein, producing the protein MREARGGQGPATWGQRAIHSALVRLGPEAPRYNLKLAAPVDPGMTPEAVLRAYAELLHLHDALRTRLVERDGDLTQVADPEGVLPVALLHRDTPEAAAAAAEELLGAYARQPFDLAGEWPVRLGLVLVDGLVRWTVVVLSHTAADGWGMRRMVRDLMLLAAGRTARELRAEREFAQPLEEAAGQSGPRGRRRDAAARRHWREKLTAGPRVLLPRPDGEPDPERTFPYAVLRSPALAAALPAVAARLRTSDATVLLAAAATELARLGGQRGFLCQVVVGNRFTELAAEAVTTLAQEGLFHLPEISPDFAETVRRAHGPALSAYRHSGYDKPRLDADLEELRASGVELADHSVFWNDTRDPLAALMSDAPAPGAAGERELSFPDEFPVRPGVSVAVDVVVVPGAVELRMVVDSALLGREQMAEFLCGVEELVLGVAE; encoded by the coding sequence GTGCGTGAGGCCCGTGGCGGCCAAGGCCCCGCGACCTGGGGACAGCGCGCCATCCACTCCGCCCTGGTCCGGCTCGGCCCCGAGGCGCCCCGCTACAACCTGAAGCTGGCCGCGCCCGTCGACCCCGGCATGACGCCGGAGGCGGTGCTCCGCGCCTACGCCGAACTGCTGCACCTGCACGACGCGTTGCGCACCCGGCTGGTCGAGCGGGACGGCGACCTGACGCAGGTCGCCGACCCGGAGGGCGTCCTGCCGGTGGCGCTGCTGCACCGGGACACCCCCGAGGCGGCCGCCGCGGCCGCCGAGGAACTGCTCGGCGCGTACGCCCGGCAGCCCTTCGACCTGGCCGGCGAGTGGCCGGTCCGGCTCGGGCTGGTGCTGGTCGACGGCCTGGTCCGGTGGACGGTCGTGGTGCTCTCGCACACCGCCGCCGACGGCTGGGGGATGCGCCGGATGGTCCGCGACCTGATGCTGCTGGCGGCCGGTCGCACCGCCCGGGAGCTGCGCGCCGAACGGGAGTTCGCCCAGCCGCTGGAGGAGGCCGCCGGGCAGTCCGGGCCGCGCGGCCGCCGCCGGGACGCCGCCGCCCGCCGGCACTGGCGGGAGAAGCTGACCGCGGGCCCGCGCGTCCTGCTGCCCCGCCCGGACGGCGAACCCGACCCGGAGCGGACCTTCCCGTACGCGGTGCTGCGCTCCCCGGCGCTGGCCGCCGCGCTCCCGGCGGTCGCCGCCCGGCTGCGCACCAGCGACGCCACCGTGCTGCTGGCCGCGGCCGCCACCGAGTTGGCCCGGCTCGGCGGGCAGCGCGGCTTCCTGTGCCAGGTGGTGGTCGGCAACCGGTTCACCGAGCTGGCCGCCGAGGCCGTCACCACGCTCGCCCAGGAGGGCCTGTTCCACCTCCCGGAGATCTCCCCGGACTTCGCCGAGACGGTCCGCCGCGCGCACGGCCCGGCGCTCAGCGCGTACCGCCACTCCGGTTACGACAAGCCGCGGTTGGACGCCGACCTGGAGGAACTGCGGGCGTCCGGCGTCGAGTTGGCCGACCACTCGGTGTTCTGGAACGACACCCGGGACCCGCTGGCCGCGCTGATGTCCGACGCCCCGGCCCCGGGGGCCGCCGGGGAGCGGGAGTTGAGCTTCCCGGACGAGTTCCCGGTGCGCCCGGGGGTGTCCGTCGCGGTGGACGTGGTGGTGGTGCCCGGCGCGGTCGAGCTGCGGATGGTGGTGGACAGCGCGCTGCTCGGCCGAGAGCAGATGGCCGAGTTCCTGTGCGGCGTCGAGGAGTTGGTCCTCGGCGTGGCCGAATAG
- a CDS encoding DeoR/GlpR family DNA-binding transcription regulator, whose product MVRANGAVSLRELARVVQTSEVTVRRDVRALESEGLLDRRHGGAVLPGGFSRDPGYPQKTHLATAEKSAIADLAADLVEEGDAIVVGAGTTTQELARRLARVPGLTVVTNSLLVAQALAHANRVEVVMTGGTLRGSNYALVGSGAEQSLAGLRVTKAFISGSGLTADRGLSTANMLSASVDRALVQAANEVIVLADHTKLGADSMFQTVATEAITRLVTDERTLLDDLTSREQHALADCGVQISVASLGLAPDAGHQQPARRAAPPPSGLAAGGPLPGQRRPAPHGALPPPARLAERIR is encoded by the coding sequence ATGGTGCGCGCCAACGGAGCGGTTTCGCTCCGCGAGTTGGCCCGCGTCGTCCAGACCTCCGAAGTCACCGTCCGCCGGGACGTCCGGGCGCTGGAGTCCGAAGGGCTGCTCGACCGCCGCCACGGCGGCGCGGTGCTGCCCGGCGGGTTCAGCCGGGACCCCGGCTACCCGCAGAAGACCCACCTCGCCACCGCCGAGAAGAGCGCCATCGCCGATCTCGCCGCGGACCTGGTCGAGGAGGGCGACGCCATCGTGGTCGGCGCCGGCACCACCACCCAGGAGCTGGCCCGCCGGCTCGCCCGGGTGCCGGGGCTGACGGTGGTCACCAACTCGCTGCTGGTCGCCCAGGCGCTGGCGCACGCCAACCGGGTCGAGGTGGTGATGACCGGCGGCACCCTGCGCGGCTCCAACTACGCCCTGGTGGGCAGCGGCGCCGAGCAGTCGCTGGCCGGGCTGCGGGTGACCAAGGCCTTCATCTCCGGCAGCGGCCTGACCGCCGACCGCGGCCTGTCCACCGCCAACATGCTCTCCGCCTCGGTGGACCGGGCGCTGGTGCAGGCCGCCAACGAGGTGATCGTGCTGGCCGACCACACCAAGCTCGGCGCGGACAGCATGTTCCAGACCGTCGCCACCGAGGCGATCACCCGGCTGGTCACCGACGAGCGCACCCTGCTCGACGACCTGACCTCCCGGGAACAGCACGCGCTCGCCGACTGCGGGGTGCAGATCTCGGTGGCCTCGCTCGGCCTGGCCCCCGACGCCGGACACCAGCAGCCCGCCCGCCGGGCCGCCCCGCCGCCGTCCGGCCTGGCCGCCGGCGGCCCGCTGCCCGGCCAGCGCCGCCCCGCCCCGCACGGCGCCCTGCCGCCGCCGGCCCGGCTCGCCGAACGCATCCGCTGA
- a CDS encoding NAD(P)H-quinone dehydrogenase, producing MGHVTRIVIIGGGPGGYEAALVAAQLGAEVTVVDRDGLGGSAVLTDCVPSKTLIATAEVMTSFDSSYEELGILVADGTPDPADPARVVGVDLGKVNRRVKRLAIAQSHDITQAVTRAGVTVLRGRGRLGSGGQAIDGSREVLVELADGATESVRADAVLIATGVRPRELPDAQPDGERILAWTQVYDLEELPRELIVVGSGVTGAEFAGAYQALGSNVTLVSSRDRVLPGEDPDAAEVLEDVFRRRGMNVMSRSRAVSVKRFSERAEGAQGPSSPEAGKEGWIGDRVEVTLADGKVITGTHCLMAVGSIPNTADLGLEEAGVAVNDWGQIQVDRVSRTSAPGVYAAGDCTGVFMLASVAAMQGRIAMYHALGDAVQPLNLKTVASNVFTDPEIATVGYTHADVSCGKMDAVEVKLPLRGNPRAKMQGIRDGFVKLFARPGTGIVVGGVVVAPRASELIHSISLAVDNNLTVEQVAGAFTVYPSLSGSTAEAARQLHIRKREGAES from the coding sequence ATGGGGCACGTGACTCGGATCGTGATCATCGGTGGCGGACCAGGCGGATACGAGGCGGCCCTCGTGGCAGCCCAGCTCGGCGCGGAGGTGACCGTCGTCGACCGCGACGGTCTGGGCGGATCGGCGGTGCTGACGGACTGCGTGCCGTCCAAGACGCTGATCGCCACCGCCGAGGTGATGACCAGCTTCGACAGCTCCTACGAGGAACTCGGCATCCTGGTCGCGGACGGCACGCCGGACCCGGCCGACCCGGCCCGGGTGGTCGGCGTCGACCTCGGCAAGGTCAACCGGCGCGTGAAGCGGCTGGCGATCGCCCAGTCGCACGACATCACCCAGGCCGTCACCCGGGCCGGCGTCACCGTGCTGCGCGGCCGCGGCCGGCTGGGCAGCGGCGGCCAGGCGATCGACGGCTCCCGCGAGGTGCTGGTCGAACTGGCCGACGGCGCCACCGAGTCGGTGCGCGCCGACGCGGTGCTGATCGCCACCGGCGTCCGCCCGCGCGAACTGCCGGACGCCCAGCCGGACGGCGAGCGGATCCTGGCCTGGACCCAGGTGTACGACCTGGAGGAGCTGCCGCGCGAGCTGATCGTGGTCGGCTCCGGCGTCACCGGCGCCGAGTTCGCCGGCGCCTACCAGGCGCTCGGCTCGAACGTCACGCTGGTCTCCTCGCGCGACCGGGTGCTCCCGGGCGAGGACCCGGACGCCGCCGAGGTGCTGGAGGACGTGTTCCGCCGCCGCGGCATGAACGTGATGAGCCGCTCGCGGGCGGTCTCGGTGAAGAGGTTTTCGGAACGGGCAGAAGGCGCACAGGGACCCTCCTCGCCGGAGGCGGGCAAGGAGGGATGGATCGGCGACCGGGTCGAGGTGACGCTGGCGGACGGCAAGGTGATCACCGGCACGCACTGTCTGATGGCGGTCGGCTCGATCCCGAACACCGCCGACCTCGGCCTGGAGGAGGCCGGTGTCGCGGTGAACGACTGGGGCCAGATCCAGGTGGACCGGGTCTCCCGCACCTCCGCCCCCGGCGTGTACGCGGCCGGCGACTGCACCGGCGTCTTCATGCTGGCCTCGGTGGCCGCCATGCAGGGCCGGATCGCGATGTACCACGCGCTCGGCGACGCGGTGCAGCCGCTGAACCTGAAGACCGTGGCGTCCAACGTGTTCACCGACCCGGAGATCGCCACCGTCGGCTACACCCACGCCGACGTGTCCTGCGGGAAGATGGACGCCGTCGAGGTCAAGCTCCCGCTGCGCGGCAACCCGCGGGCCAAGATGCAGGGCATCCGGGACGGCTTCGTGAAGCTGTTCGCCCGCCCCGGCACCGGCATCGTGGTCGGCGGCGTGGTGGTCGCCCCGCGCGCCTCCGAGCTGATCCACTCCATCTCGCTGGCCGTCGACAACAACCTGACGGTCGAGCAGGTCGCCGGCGCCTTCACGGTCTACCCGTCGCTCTCCGGCTCCACCGCCGAGGCCGCCCGCCAGCTGCACATCCGCAAGCGCGAGGGCGCCGAGTCGTAA
- a CDS encoding gamma-glutamylcyclotransferase, with translation MSLYAAYATNLDARQMSRRAPHSPLRGTGWLPGWRLTFGGEQLGWEGSLATVVEDEKEQVFVSLYDVAPMDEEGLDRWEGVQLGIYRKVKLRAQTLDGEVAVWTYVLNDYEGGLPAARYLGLIADAAESAGAPDDYVLDLRRRPC, from the coding sequence ATGTCGCTCTACGCCGCCTACGCCACCAACCTCGACGCCCGGCAGATGTCCCGGCGCGCCCCGCACTCCCCGCTGCGCGGCACCGGCTGGCTGCCCGGCTGGCGGCTGACCTTCGGCGGCGAGCAGCTCGGCTGGGAGGGCTCGCTGGCCACCGTGGTCGAGGACGAGAAGGAGCAGGTCTTCGTCTCGCTGTACGACGTGGCGCCGATGGACGAGGAGGGCCTCGACCGCTGGGAGGGCGTCCAGCTCGGCATCTACCGCAAGGTGAAGCTGCGCGCGCAGACCCTGGACGGCGAGGTCGCGGTCTGGACGTACGTGCTGAACGACTACGAGGGCGGCCTGCCCGCGGCCCGCTACCTGGGCCTGATCGCGGACGCGGCGGAGAGCGCCGGCGCCCCCGACGACTACGTGCTGGACCTGCGCCGCCGACCCTGCTGA
- a CDS encoding purine-nucleoside phosphorylase, with amino-acid sequence MNASPQTVAPADPYAAARAAADRLRELTGAERHDVALVMGSGWVPAADALGETLAEFPVTDLPGFPAPSVAGHAGTIRSVRIPGDDDRRALVFLGRNHYYEGHGVATVVHGVRTAAAAGCRTIVLTNGCGGLRAGWVPGQPVLISDHINLTADSPIVGANFVDLTDLYSKRLRALCREIDPSLDEAVYVQFRGPHYETPAEVNMARAIGGELVGMSTTLEAIAAREAGAEVLGLSLVTNLAAGITGEPLNHAEVLEAGKASAERMGALLAQVLERI; translated from the coding sequence GTGAACGCATCTCCTCAGACGGTCGCCCCCGCCGACCCCTACGCCGCCGCCCGGGCCGCCGCCGACCGGCTGCGCGAACTCACCGGCGCCGAGCGCCACGACGTCGCCCTGGTGATGGGCTCCGGCTGGGTGCCCGCCGCCGACGCGCTCGGCGAGACGCTGGCGGAATTCCCGGTCACCGACCTGCCCGGCTTCCCCGCCCCCTCGGTGGCCGGCCACGCCGGCACCATCCGCTCGGTGCGGATCCCCGGCGACGACGACCGCCGGGCCCTGGTCTTCCTCGGCCGCAACCACTACTACGAGGGCCACGGCGTGGCCACCGTGGTGCACGGCGTGCGCACCGCCGCCGCCGCCGGTTGCCGGACGATCGTGCTCACCAACGGCTGCGGCGGCCTGCGCGCGGGCTGGGTCCCCGGCCAGCCGGTGCTGATCAGCGACCACATCAACCTGACCGCGGACTCCCCGATCGTCGGCGCCAACTTCGTCGACCTCACCGACCTGTACTCCAAGCGGCTGCGCGCCCTCTGCCGCGAGATCGACCCCTCCCTCGACGAGGCCGTCTACGTGCAGTTCCGCGGCCCGCACTACGAGACCCCGGCCGAGGTCAACATGGCCCGGGCGATCGGCGGCGAGCTCGTCGGCATGTCCACCACCCTGGAGGCCATCGCCGCCCGCGAGGCCGGCGCCGAGGTGCTCGGCCTCTCGCTGGTCACCAACCTGGCCGCGGGCATCACCGGCGAACCGCTCAACCACGCCGAGGTGCTGGAGGCCGGCAAGGCGTCCGCCGAGCGGATGGGCGCGCTGCTGGCGCAGGTCCTGGAACGGATCTGA